In the genome of Lactuca sativa cultivar Salinas chromosome 3, Lsat_Salinas_v11, whole genome shotgun sequence, the window tgttttagaaatggaaatccttcagttgaaacaagactttcaagaatcaactgacaaatacaatgttttaaatgaaaagcTGACTGATTCTTTAAAACAAATCAATTCTCTTGAAACCGAGAATAAAAGACTGATATGGAATATGGATTCTATCAAAGTTGCCAGAAAACTAAGTGATGATATTTTCACCAAGGCAAACACCTTGGGAACTGGCAAAATTGATACGAATTATAGACCAGGAATTGGAAGAGAATCCTTTGAAATTGAACAAGCAAAACAGAAAAACATGACGAATTGTGAAAACTCTGAATCTACTCTACATAATCTTTTCACATCTGTTAATGAGGAAGATTCAGATGATGAAACAGTTATCAACTGTAGTCCAGATGATACTGCTTTCAGTGTTTCCAAAAAGTCTTTCAAAAGAGTTGTAAATTCTGAAACAGACTCTGCAAGTTCTTTAACTCACCAAATCAAAAATACTGATGGAACCACTAAACTCAAAAACTTTTTGAATGGAGAAAATTCCTCTTATAAGGATGGTAGTACTTCTATACCAACTGCTTTTCCTACAATGACTTCATCAATTGTTGGAAAAACTAGTCTGGGACAAAAatactccaagaaacaacaaacaagcaAAAAATCCATTCAAGTCACCAAAACCCCACTAATCAAATCAAACCTTTTTGAAAAACAACCAAAGAAACCAAACGTCATACCTCATAAACAGGTttccaaacaaaaaccaaaatcttttcaaaaaccttttgaaaaccgctTTCAAGATATTACTTTTAATCATTCAAGGAACTTTCAAAAACCATCACATCCGAAAGTTTCAAACCATCATCCTCAAAAAGCTTTTCAAAACCGCCCATCACATCCCAGATatgaagaaaacttttcaaacaaaCCTTCACATCTAGGATATCTTTCACCAAATCACAGATCTTATCAACCCAcaggttttcaaaaacaaatcgcaTTTTGGGTAAAATTGATAGATCAAATCAAACCTCAACCATTCCATCGTTATAAaccaaaccattacaataatGTGAAGTCAAATGATAAAAGAAATTCATTAAGAAAAGCACCCAAAATAACAACTGACAAACCAGGACCCAttcagatttgggtacctaaagTTTCTGTCTGATTGTAGGTACTTAATGCTGGAGAACCCAATGATGAtacatggtatattgatagtggctgctccaaGCATATGACAGGAAACCGGAACTACTTACGTGACTTCAAACCTATACAAACCAATCAAGATGTTACCTTCGGAAACAACATGAAAGCAAAAATCAAAGGTTATGGAAACATAACAAATGGTAATTTTACCATAAAGAAAGTTGCCTTCGTCGATGACCtgaaacacaacctcatcagtgtttctcAACTGTGTGATAACAATCTTGAAGTTCTTTTCATCAAACAACGAAGCTTGATCATGGACGCCAAAACAAAAGATGTTATAGTTGATTCTGACCGTGCCGGAAATATGTATCCACTTGACATGGATCTTATCTATGGTAAACCCGATATATGTCTGCTATCTAAAGCCCCAGCAGatattagttggttatggcaccgccgCCTTTCCCATCTAAACTTTGGGTACATCAACAAATTAATCGGCGATGATCTTGTTCGAGGGCTACCACTTCTGAAGCTTGATAACGAAACTCTTTGTGCCGCATGTGAAAAAGGAAAACTTTCCAGATCCACTCACAAAAGCATCTCAGAATCTAGTGTATCCGAACCACTAGAATTATTGCACATAGACCTTTGTGGCCCTGCCAAAACCCAAACCATACAAGGGaagaagtacattcttgttgtcgttgatggttTCTCGCGCTTTACTTGGGTCTTTTTCTTAAGACTAAAATCAGAAgcacctgaagagatgatcaacttcatcaaacaaATCGAGCTGAAGCTGAAACGACCTGTTCgaagaatccgaagtgataatggtttagagttcaaaaacaatactctagattcatttctcaaagacaaaggaattgaacacaacttctcagccccatacactccacaacagaacggtgttgtcgaaagaaggaaccgaactctatgtgaagctgcaagatcAATGCTTATCTTCGCTGATCTGCCACAATACTTCTGGGCAGAAGCAATAGCCACAGCTTGCTATACTCAAAATCGttccttaatccataaacatcttcataaaacaccatatgaagtcattaacaaccgaaaaccaaacatcaaatttttccatattttcgGTTGTCGATGCTTCGTAAAGAATAATAAAGATCACctttcaaaatttgaatcaaGGTCGGACGAAGGAATTTTCCTTGGTTACTCTTTTTCTTCAGCTGCTTATCGAGTACTGAATAAACGTACTAGAGTAATTGAAGAAAGTACCGATGTTCATTTCGATGAATTTTATGTTAGGAAATTGGATCGTGAACATTTTGGTTCAAAAatgattgaaaatatttttcaaaatccaattCAACAAACACCTTCTCCTGACATAGACATTGAAATCGATCTTGATTTGCTTTTTGAACAACCAAAAACCGCTTACAATTCTGAACTTCTAACTACTTTAATTGACCCTACAGGAACACCCAGTGAAGTAATTCCACAAACAAACCAAAATGATGCAAATCAATTCGAGGGGGAACCACCAACACATACTTCCTCTTTGGAACAAACACCAAATCCTCCTTTAAACACCCGAACCCCAAATAGCCAAAACAATCCCGATGCATCATTTATGGGGGAACCTTCAAACCTATTCCAAGATGAAACGCCCGAAGAAGAACAATGGGATACTGAAACTCCAATTATTATAGCGGAAGAGAATCGCTTAATAAAGTGGACCAGAAATCATCCAACAGACCAAATCATCGGAGATCCCAACATAGGCATTCAGACTAGAGGCGCATCCACAAATGAATGTTTATTTGGAGCCTTCTTATCCACGACCGAACCCAAAACCATACATTCTGCTATAAAAGATCCAGATTGGGTAAAAGCTATGCAAGAAGAGCTagcagaatttgaaagaaacgacGTATGGAATCTTGTTCCTACTCCACCCGATGTTACTGTTATAGGTTCAAGATGGGTATACAGAAACAAGACTGACGATCAAGGAATCATTTGTCGAAACAAGGCACGTCTTGTAGTcaaaggatattcacaacaagagggaatcgactacgatgaaacatatgctccagTTGCCCGAATTGAAGCAATTCgcatctttcttgcatatgctgcacataagaatttcaaagtattccaaatggatgttaaatgtgcattcctaCATGGAGAGATAGATCGCGAAGTATACAtccaacaaccaccaggtttcgaaGATCCCAAATTTCCAGATCACAGCTTTAAATTGCAGAAAGCTGTCTACggcttgaaacaagcacctcgagcTTGGTATGCCACGTTGTCAACCTTTCTCGAAGAATCAGGTTTTAAAAGAGGTTCAATTGATCAAACACTCTTTCGTAAAATCTTTAATAAACATCTGTTAATCGTAcaaatatatgttgatgacattattttcggtTCTACTGATGAATCTTTAAGTGTTAAGTTTGCAGATCTAATGAagagcaaatttgaaatgagcatgattggGGAGATGACTACTTTTCTCGGACTTCAAATCAAACAGTCAACTAATggcattttcatcaaccaagagaATTATGTCAAAAACCTACTCACTCGTTTTTCAATGGAAAAATCCAATACCGCAAAAACCCCAATGGCTTTTGGATACAAAATTGATGCAGACTTAAATGGCAAACCCGTTGACCAGAAAAGATATCGTGGAATGATCGGATCACTCTTGTACCTCATTGCcagcagacctgacatcatgttttctacatGTGTTTGTGCTAGATACCAAGCAAATCCTATGGAATCCCATGTAGTTGCTGTGAAACGCATCTTCAAATACCTTAAAGGCACTCCCAAACTTGGCCTTTGGTATCCAGCTAAATCCGATTTTCAGCTGAACGCTTTCACCGACTCAGACTACGGAGGATGCAAGCTAGATAGGAAGAGTACATCTGGTAGCTGTCAATTCCTAGGAGGTAGACTAGTGAGTTGGACTTCAAAGAAACAGACGTGTGTATCCACATCAacagcagaagctgaatatgtcgCTGCCGCCAGCTGTTGTTCACAAGTCATATGGATGCAAACTCAACTGCGTGACTATGGCTTCAAAATCTCACAAATTCCCATATTTTGTGACTCAACTAGTGcaattgccatttctcacaatcccgttcaccattccatgacaaagcacatcgacattcgatatcactttatcaaagacaacattcaaaagggtcatatcgaacTACACTTCATCAACTCCGAAGATCAAATTGCCGATGTCTTCACTAAGGCTCTCGATGAAACGAAGTTTCAATACTTCCTAGGCCGTCTAGGAATGTTAAATCCAGATAACATCCATCCTTaaacttttactttttgtttgtacaaaagtgtgtttactttcattcaaaaagaaaattcaaaaacatttgaaaactgctttcttttcaaaaaaaccaaaaacattgaaataaccaatatttccaaaaacattcagaaaaacaaatcttcaaaaatattataaaagaCTTGCCATAATAAGCTTTTATAGAACCTTGTGATTAATCGTCTTTTGACTTAATTTTCAGATGCTTATGCTCGATGAAGATATTAAGTCATATTGATTCTCAATTGGAGTGAAGGTTCAAATCTCCTACTTTTCATAATGTACATAACTTTATTTCCTTCAATTTTATTTCATTATTGATGATTTCAAAAAGGGACATAAGGTTAGGAGGTTCAGATGAAAACAAAAACCCATGTGAGAATTTGTGCCTCATCAATCTGAATCATTGTGGAATTCATTTCTTGTGAGCTTAGGTGTGTCACTATTGCTTATAAGGTATATCCGATTATACCTTGTCACGGTCTCATTTTTGCTTAGATATCAAAATGACCAGGGACGATACATTCATTTCATACATACTAGACAAACTGTCTTTTATGCCACTAATCCCTACCTAGATATAAGCCAACCAAAAATGATGTCTTGAGATCCCGTGATCCATCAACAAGAAAAGACGAAACAAGATAAAAAGGAATCAACAAGAAAGCCAAATCATTCACCGAAGAAataccaaacaaaacaaaaaaaaactctaCATTTGGTATTTTCAAACAAAGTTCAATCAAATGGTTATTTCAAAGCAAACATCAAAAGATCTCGTGATCTGTTTTTAACCATTTTTCACAAAAAGGGATATCTTAATCCCGCAAGATAGATACTCTCAAAAATCCCAATTTTCTCAAATGTAGCAAATTCTCGATGCTAAAACAAAATATCCTTTTACAACAAAAAGGATATTGATCAACAAAAAGGATACCATCAAAGAAAAAGCTGCAACAACAAAGGATTTCCCGGGATACTGTAGCCTTCATCAATGAAAGTTCTTAGTTGCAAACTGCACTATGAAAATTGCTAAACCCCTCTACATGTATTTCCCgacggagagagagagaaagttaatGGCATGAATGAAGAAACCCGCTGAGTAATGCCGAAACCAGTCTTATGTGATTGATTATCTAATAATGAGACTAAGTGACCTTTCAAGAAAAGCATAGTTGAACACCTCCAATATGAGTGTGAGTCGTCAGAGAGAGATATCACTCATTTTTAGTGATCATTAACTTGTTCTGCTGCCAGAACAACTAAACACCCAAGTGAAGTGTGAGCTATACCTATGAGCGTTCATCTGAATCGACCTGTTAAACCACTTGTCGTCATTAATAATGCTATAAAATCTTAAGAAATttctt includes:
- the LOC128132974 gene encoding uncharacterized protein LOC128132974 → MSLANYSNMNSVSIANSLGSGSRAPILIPEEYNSWVGRMNLHLNAINEDVWKCVEGTYVTPENMATLATNQATQVEITKKLELQAKKELVSGIPHSILSQMDDIILLTANQIWENLKNRFCGNKRIIGNKRTSVLNEFDNFKMLSSETIHDAHDRFNLIMGNPAIHTETLYNLYGELQSYESSIDPPTTAAFGGPLALVSTTSQNQTPFNDQNFNHFNQTTSFQNQAFQSDSNDEADYQQLFQQNHSQPSQQAQTQTPERLPIKSQKDDSDEEVIICHNCKGTNHYARECRAKNKTKIKDSAYYAQRADELKKLENQEKQRALMAIHEPSVEYWPTSDDEAEHEPTQSNFCFVAGVEIPSRAPNVIEQLTDSLKQINSLETENKRLIWNMDSIKVARKLSDDIFTKANTLGTGKIDTNYRPGIGRESFEIEQAKQKNMTNCENSESTLHNLFTSVNEEDSDDETVINCSPDDTAFSVSKKSFKRVVNSETDSASSLTHQIKNTDGTTKLKNFLNGENSSYKDGSTSIPTAFPTMTSSIVGKTSLGQKYSKKQQTSKKSIQVTKTPLIKSNLFEKQPKKPNVIPHKQVLNAGEPNDDTWYIDSGCSKHMTGNRNYLRDFKPIQTNQDVTFGNNMKAKIKGYGNITNGNFTIKKVAFVDDLKHNLISVSQLCDNNLEVLFIKQRSLIMDAKTKDVIVDSDRAGNMYPLDMDLIYGKPDICLLSKAPADISWLWHRRLSHLNFGYINKLIGDDLVRGLPLLKLDNETLCAACEKGKLSRSTHKSISESSVSEPLELLHIDLCGPAKTQTIQGKKYILVVVDGFSRFTWVFFLRLKSEAPEEMINFIKQIELKLKRPVRRIRSDNAAYRVLNKRTRVIEESTDVHFDEFYVRKLDREHFGSKMIENIFQNPIQQTPSPDIDIEIDLDLLFEQPKTAYNSELLTTLIDPTGTPSEVIPQTNQNDANQFEGEPPTHTSSLEQTPNPPLNTRTPNSQNNPDASFMGEPSNLFQDETPEEEQWDTETPIIIAEENRLIKWTRNHPTDQIIGDPNIGIQTRGASTNECLFGAFLSTTEPKTIHSAIKDPDWVKAMQEELAEFERNDVQDGYTETRLTIKESFVETRHVL